One part of the Glycine soja cultivar W05 chromosome 11, ASM419377v2, whole genome shotgun sequence genome encodes these proteins:
- the LOC114375966 gene encoding zinc finger BED domain-containing protein DAYSLEEPER-like — MAENMLVKFDKYWSVIHEIMGVAAVLDPRYKTDLLEYYYAIFYGNDVDHQVKSIRQLCYDLLYDYQLRMNNDSSGDSQILEANVGNVGSDGLKKFDLFVIKKKRARTSYVRTELDVYLDEEVLPRSPNFDILLWWKLNGVKYPTLQAIARDVLAIPVSTVASESAFSTSGYIVSPHRSRLHWTTLEALMCARSWLWSAENSGNFNSNVGNENAILLTEMESDDEGEPTEPLITDVTSVAISRLEDDDFY, encoded by the exons atggccgAGAACATGTTGGTAAAGTTTGATAAGTATTGGAGTGTGATTCATGAAATAATGGGTGTCGCTGCTGTTTTGGATCCTAGGTACAAAACTGATTTGCTTGAATATTATTATGCAATCTTCTATGGAAATGATGTTGATCATCAAGTTAAGTCAATCCGACAATTGTGTTATGACTTGCTTTATGATTATCAATTGAGAATGAACAATGATTCTAGTGGTGATTCTCAAATATTGGAAGCTAATGTTGGTAATGTTGGCAGTGATGGTTTgaaaaaatttgatttgtttgtgattaagaaaaaaagagctAGAACTTCATATGTTAGAACAGAGTTGGATGTTTATTTGGATGAGGAAGTTTTACCAAGAAGtccaaattttgatattttattgtgGTGGAAGTTGAATGGTGTCAAGTATCCAACACTTCAAGCAATTGCAAGAGATGTGTTGGCGATTCCTGTTTCTACTGTAGCTTCTGAATCTGCATTCAGTACCAGCGGTTATATTGTAAGCCCTCATCGAAGCCGACTTCATTGGACCACTTTAGAGGCTTTGATGTGTGCTAGAAGTTGGTTATGGAGTGCTGAGAACTcgg gtaattttaattctaatgTGGGAAATGAAAATGCTATTTTACTCACTGAAATGGAGTCTGATGATGAAG gTGAACCGACAGAACCATTGATAACTGACGTTACTTCTGTTGCAATCTCCCGccttgaagatgatgatttttattaa